Proteins found in one Diorhabda sublineata isolate icDioSubl1.1 chromosome 9, icDioSubl1.1, whole genome shotgun sequence genomic segment:
- the LOC130448751 gene encoding acetylcholinesterase-like isoform X2 — MLPWTICILTSLLVPSCQPTPHRGRHHPSEPHAEAFHISRDTFDPHRDSEEFRRDGTDEKRDFTRRDSTEDDPLVIETKKGKIRGMTVTSATGKKVDAWLGIPYAQKPLGNLRFRHPRPIEKWEGVLNTTEQPNSCVQIIDTVFGNFAGATMWNPNTPISEDCLYINVVVPKPRPTNAAVMVWVFGGGFYSGTNTLDVYDHNILVSEENVILCSMQYRLASLGFLYFGTSDVPGNAGMFDQMMALQWIKDNIATFGGNPNNITLFGESAGAVSVSLHLLSPLSRNLFSQAIMQSGSPTAPWAIISREESVLRGIRLAEAVGCPHDRDDLNSVIDCLKKKDPVELVNNEWGTLGICEFPFVPVIDGAFLDEHPVRALANKNFKKTNILLGSNTEEGNYFIIYYLTELFRNEENVYVNRQEFLRAVTELNPYVNAVARQAIIFEYTDWLNPEDSVSNRNALDKMVGDYQFTCNVNELAHRYAETGNNVYMYYYKHRSVANPWPSWTGVMHADEINYVFGEPLNPTRSYTAQEVDLSKRIMRYWANFAKTGNPSLSPNGAWTPTFWPLHTTYGREYLTLDVNSTATGRGPRLKQCAFWKKYLPQLQQMTAELQNTQSSKDCTNLGISIASSRYLIVSFFLLVIIELRWETLQQS; from the exons ATGCTTCCTTGGACAATTTGTATATTGACAAGTCTTCTTGTCCCGTCATGTCAACCGACGCCTCATCGAGGTCGACATCATCCCTCGGAACCACACGCCGAAGCTTTTCATATATCACGTGACACATTCGATCCGCACCGAGACTCCGAAGAGTTTAGAAGGGACGGTACCGACGAAAAAAGGGATTTTACTAGAAGGGATTCAACGGAAGACGATCCTTTAGTGATAGAAactaaaaaaggaaaaattagagGAATGACAGTTACTTCGGCTACTGGTAAAAAG GTGGACGCTTGGTTGGGAATACCGTACGCTCAAAAACCGTTAGGGAATTTGAGATTCCGCCATCCGCGACCTATAGAAAAATGGGAAGGCGTTCTAAATACGACCGAACAACCGAATTCCTGCGTACAAATAATCGATACGGTGTTCGGCAATTTCGCCGGTGCCACGATGTGGAACCCCAACACGCCAATAAGCGAGGACTGTCTATATATAAACGTGGTGGTACCTAAGCCGAGACCGACGAACGCGGCCGTAATGGTATGGGTATTCGGCGGCGGTTTTTATTCCGGTACCAACACTTTGGACGTGTACGACCACAACATTTTGGTGTCCGAAGAGAACGTGATATTATGTTCGATGCAATACCGCTTGGCCTCGTTGGGTTTCTTGTATTTCGGCACGTCGGACGTGCCCGGCAACGCCGGTATGTTCGATCAAATGATGGCCCTGCAATGGATCAAGGACAACATCGCGACTTTCGGCGGCAATCCCAACAACATAACCTTATTCGGCGAATCCGCCGGAGCGGTGTCGGTGTCGTTGCATCTCCTTTCGCCGCTCTCGAGGAATTTATTTTCGCAGGCCATAATGCAAAGCGGCAGCCCCACGGCGCCCTGGGCGATAATATCGAGGGAGGAGAGCGTCTTGAGGGGGATCAGATTGGCGGAGGCGGTCGGTTGTCCCCACGATCGCGACGATTTGAATTCCGTAATCGATTGCCTGAAGAAGAAGGACCCCGTCGAGCTGGTGAACAACGAATGGGGTACGTTGGGGATATGCGAATTCCCTTTCGTTCCAGTTATAGACGGGGCGTTTTTGGACGAACACCCCGTCCGCGCGTTGGCCAACAAGAATTTCAAGAAAACGAATATCCTGTTGGGTTCCAACACCGAGGAAGGCAATTACTTCATCATATATTATTTGACCGAATTGTTCAGGAACGAGGAGAACGTTTACGTTAATAGACAGGAATTTTTGCGTGCCGTTACCGAACTAAATCCTTACGTGAACGCCGTCGCGAGACAGGCGATCATATTCGAATACACCGATTGGTTGAACCCCGAAGATTCAGTCAGCAACCGAAACGCTTTGGACAAAATGGTCGGCGATTACCAGTTTACGTGTAACGTTAACGAATTGGCGCATAGATACGCGGAAACTGGTAATAATGTGTATATGTACTATTACAAGCATAGGAGTGTCGCTAATCCTTGGCCCTCGTGGACAG gTGTTATGCACGCCGATGAAATAAACTACGTTTTTGGAGAACCCCTGAATCCAACTAGAAGTTATACTGCTCAAGAAGTAGATCTCAGTAAAAGAATTATGCGTTATTGGGCTAATTTTGCAAAAACAG GTAATCCTAGTTTGAGTCCGAACGGTGCGTGGACGCCGACTTTTTGGCCTCTACACACGACTTACGGTAGAGAATATTTGACTTTAGACGTGAATTCGACTGCGACCGGTAGGGGGCCCAGGCTAAAGCAGTGTGCCTTTTGGAAAAAATACCTTCCTCAGCTGCAGCAGATGACGG